From a single Brassica napus cultivar Da-Ae chromosome C9, Da-Ae, whole genome shotgun sequence genomic region:
- the LOC106398754 gene encoding uncharacterized protein At1g43920, Chloroplastic-like, protein MSSDSTAESSTVNTYGIRGFPASCVCGTKTTIYTSETNKNPGRSFFRCLTRRKNHLFKWVEEAVYEEVQDALPKIVLLEAELNKEKSDIEDLKGVVTELMEEVVRAKTEVKRCKVMMTILFVIMCVIIIVLLVSLM, encoded by the exons ATGAGTTCGGATTCGACAGCTGAGAGTTCAACCGTGAACACATACGGTATTCGTGGGTTTCCGGCGAGCTGTGTTTGCGGGACTAAGACAACAATCTACACGTCTGAGACTAACAAGAATCCGGGGAGATCTTTCTTCAGATGTCTTACGAGAAGAAAG AATCACTTGTTTAAATGGGTTGAGGAGGCTGTTTATGAAGAGGTTCAAGATGCCTTACCAAAGATTGTACTGCTTGAAGCTGAGCTTAACAAAGAAAAATCTGATATTGAAGATTTGAAAGGCGTGGTCACTGAGTTGATGGAAGAAGTTGTAAGAGCCAAAACAGAGGTGAAGAGGTGTAAGGTGATGATGACGATCTTGTTTGTGATCATGTGCGTGATCATCATTGTCCTACTAGTTAGTTTGATGTAG
- the LOC106400806 gene encoding calcium-dependent protein kinase 6-like isoform X1, whose product MGNSCRGSFKDKTYEGNNNNLPEENSITITHVSSVHSPTTEQDFPKEDNNNNKSPVLVLPVKEPFMRRNMDNQAYYVLGHKTPNIRDLYTLSRKLGQGQFGTTYLCTEVATGVDYACKSISKRKLISKEDVEDVRREIQIMHHLAGHKNIVTIKGAYEDPLYVHIVMEVCAGGELFDRIIQRGHYTERKAAELTKIVVGVVEACHSLGVMHRDLKPENFLLVNKDDDFSLKAIDFGLSVFFKPGQIFKDVVGSPYYVAPEVLLKHYGPEADVWTAGVILYILLSGVPPFWAETQQGIFDAVLKGDIDFESDPWPVISDSAKDLIRKMLCSNPSERLTAHEVMRHPWICENGVAPDRALDPAVLSRLKQFSAMNKLKKMALKVIAESLSEEEIAGLRAMFEAMDTDNSGAITFDELKAGLRRYGSTLKDTEIQDLMEAADVDNSGTIDYSEFIAATIHLNKLDREEHLVSAFQYFDKDGSGYITIDELQQSCVEHGMTDVFLEDVIKEVDQDNDGRIDYGEFVAMMQKGNAGIGRRTMRNSLNISMRDA is encoded by the exons ATGGGCAATTCATGCCGTGGTTCTTTCAAGGACAAAACCTACGAGGGCAATAATAACAACCTGCCCGAGGAGAATTCCATCACCATCACCCACGTTTCCTCCGTTCATTCCCCGACCACAGAACAAGACTTCCCTAAagaagacaacaacaacaacaagagtcCTGTTCTTGTGCTTCCCGTGAAAGAACCTTTTATGCGACGTAACATGGACAACCAAGCTTACTATGTTCTCGGTCACaaaactcctaacatccgtGATCTTTACACCTTGAGCCGTAAGTTAGGACAAGGACAGTTCGGGACCACGTATCTCTGCACCGAGGTCGCGACGGGTGTTGACTATGCTTGCAAGTCTATATCCAAGAGGAAGTTGATATCTAAGGAAGATGTTGAGGATGTTAGGAGGGAGATTCAGATAATGCACCATTTGGCTGGTCACAAGAACATTGTTACGATAAAAGGAGCTTATGAGGACCCTTTGTATGTTCACATTGTGATGGAGGTTTGTGCCGGTGGTGAGTTGTTTGATAGGATTATTCAGAGAGGTCATTACACCGAGAGGAAAGCTGCTGAGTTGACCAAGATCGTTGTCGGTGTTGTTGAGGCGTGTCATTCGCTTGGTGTCATGCATAGAGACTTGAAGCCTGAGAACTTCTTGCTGGTTAATAAGGATGATGATTTCTCTCTTAAGGCCATTGATTTTGGTCTCTCCGTTTTCTTCAAACCAG GCCAAATATTTAAGGATGTTGTTGGAAGTCCATACTATGTTGCTCCTGAGGTTCTTCTTAAACATTATGGTCCTGAagctgatgtgtggactgctggTGTTATACTCTATATTCTACTAAGTGGTGTCCCTCCTTTTTGGGCAG AAACACAACAAGGAATATTTGATGCTGTCTTGAAAGGAGATATAGACTTTGAGTCAGATCCATGGCCTGTGATATCTGACAGCGCTAAAGATCTGATCAGGAAGATGTTATGCTCTAATCCCTCTGAACGCTTGACAGCTCATGAAGTCATGC GTCATCCATGGATCTGTGAGAACGGAGTTGCACCAGACAGAGCTCTTGATCCGGCTGTTCTGTCTCGTCTCAAACAGTTTTCTGCAATGAATAAATTAAAGAAGATGGCTTTAAAG GTGATAGCTGAGAGCCTCTCAGAAGAAGAGATTGCAGGTTTAAGAGCAATGTTTGAGGCAATGGATACTGATAACAGCGGTGCAATCACTTTTGATGAACTCAAAGCTGGACTGAGAAGATATGGCTCTACTTTGAAAGACACTGAGATCCAAGATCTTATGGAAGCG GCTGATGTGGATAACAGTGGTACAATAGATTACAGTGAATTCATTGCAGCGACGATTCATCTGAATAAGCTAGACAGagaggagcaccttgtctctgCGTTCCAGTACTTTGATAAAGATGGAAGTGGTTATATCACCATTGATGAGCTGCAACAATCTTGCGTGGAACATGGGATGACCGACGTTTTTCTTGAAGATGTAATCAAAGAAGTTGATCAAGACAAT GATGGACGGATTGACTATGGAGAATTTGTTGCAATGATGCAAAAGGGAAATGCTGGTATCGGGAGACGAACAATGAGAAATAGCCTGAACATCAGCATGAGAGATGCATAG